One Electrophorus electricus isolate fEleEle1 chromosome 10, fEleEle1.pri, whole genome shotgun sequence genomic region harbors:
- the LOC113575292 gene encoding lymphocyte activation gene 3 protein — MKVLIFLAIALAIPCSQCKQTEIVVASGSVAVLPCIVHSPSAYSTAVYWKRKAGGMQKTVWRRDKSGLEFRPVGQASRSHCPLPNFGKGDYSLHIEGVRDEDAGMYHCVVEGTRWDTVQVILRVIKVSFTPVNVMEGEKVQMTCIITPQPPKHIAVKWQLNGSLMRTATTSQTHTLYHVSQREAGNWSCLIQYNDAQAKASALLQVKGVMLPKESHAVVYGEVGSSVTLPCIFSDGLFVNSSSWERVSSQTGSPASLPSTFRNTLGHAAGEWSVKWDQSAHIMSVREADKGTYRCSGQMEGASGRRLTVERHIHLVTAQVSQSSRSDNVVLTCDLSNASQVTDYEWLRSTYDINATQTLTSVQKSRSNSLTILNAEVKDQEGWVCRYYEQQRLLGNVTFHMQMMSGLAREKEPVSGKKAAMVLGLAFLLLLVLLILLQIYKNHRRRKMIMQYPAMETIVHRAANERERRDRCKKSEEGLSNAHDGDLKQGAL, encoded by the exons ATGAAAGTTCTGATTTTTCTAGCAATAGCTCTGGCTATACCAT GTAGCCAGTGCAAGCAGACTGAAATAGTGGTGGCGAGTGGTTCAGTAGCAGTGCTTCCATGCATCGTGCACTCACCCAGTGCTTACTCCACTGCAGTCTACTGGAAGAGGAAAGCCGGAGG CATGCAGAAGACGGTGTGGCGGAGGGACAAAAGTGGCCTTGAGTTCCGGCCAGTGGGACAAGCTTCACGCTCCCACTGCCCCCTGCCAAACTTTGGAAAGGGGGATTACAGTCTTCATATTGAGGGGGTGAGAGACGAGGATGCGGGAATGTACCACTGTGTGGTGGAAGGAACCAGATGGGACACTGTGCAGGTCATACTCAGAGTCATCAAAG TGTCGTTCACTCCCGTCAACGTGATGGAGGGCGAGAAGGTGCAAATGACATGTATTATCACTCCCCAGCCTCCAAAGCACATTGCAGTGAAGTGGCAACTGAACGGCTCGTTGATGAGGACTGCCACAACCTCTCAGACTCATACACTCTATCATGTGTCTCAGAGGGAGGCAGGAAACTGGAGCTGCCTAATTCAATACAATGATGCACAGGCAAAAGCATCTGCACTTCTGCAAGTCAAAG GAGTCATGCTCCCTAAGGAAAGTCATGCAGTAGTGTATGGCGAGGTGGGCTCCTCCGTCACATTGCCTTGCATCTTCTCTGACGGGCTCTTTGTGAACAGTTCCTCCTGGGAGAGGGTATCCAGTCAAACTGGTTCACCTGCCTCGCTCCCATCGACTTTCCGAAACACTTTGGGCCATGCTGCTGGGGAATGGTCTGTAAAGTGGGACCAGTCAGCCCACATCATGAGTGTGAGGGAGGCCGACAAAGGCACATACAGGTGCTCAGGGCAGATGGAGGGAGCCAGCGGCAGGAGGCTCACAGTGGAGAGGCATATCCATCTAGTCACTGCTCAAG TTTCACAGTCATCCCGAAGTGACAATGTGGTGCTCACCTGTGACCTTAGTAATGCCAGTCAGGTCACAGATTATGAATGGCTCAGATCAACCTATGACATAAATGCCACTCAGACACTCACTTCTGTCCAGAAGTCAAGGTCAAACAGCTTGACAATTCTAAACGCTGAGGTAAAGGACCAGGAAGGATGGGTGTGCCGCTATTATGAGCAGCAGAGGCTTCTGGGAAATGTCACTTTCCACATGCAAATGATGA GTGGGTTGGCCAGAGAAAAAGAGCCTGTAAGTGGTAAAAAGGCAGCTATGGTGCTAGGATTGGCCTTCCTGTTACTGCTTGTACTCCTGATTTTGCTCCAGATATACAAAAACCATCGCCGA AGAAAAATGATCATGCAGTATCCAGCGATGGAGACTATCGTCCATCGAGCTGCCAATGAACGAGAAAGAAGAGATAGATGTAAGAAGAGTGAGGAAGGCCTGAGTAATGCTCACGATGGAGACCTGAAACAAGGGGCACTGTAA
- the plekhg6 gene encoding uncharacterized protein plekhg6 has protein sequence MTQLPDKDNLNAQEMDAELENQKEAEKESDIDRNLAQVAETPKNHKRTANKQKYHTVGNQKKKQRQAVGFSTVSKGTNANAKTRGALVPATFIQGSSEKMSVLEERGGAAGGQDVMEVLKRTLETFPVPAELSWSWREDGRVEVLEPSWADIVCCSESMSKIQRHQQEAMWEFIHTEIIYINKLTIVTDLVLAALEYVHHRGFLNEVSSAQLFSNLPSILDAHRLFWQEVIYPILQGTRLTGQPFDPLKLEPGCLQFPERFSVYLDYCWEEEKNVEFTRNQLETNPHFHIFVLWVETHPQCRRMRLGDMQAKPHQRITKYPLLLKAILKTTQDPPTQHALQRMLSSVTQFLDSINDYLQFKDDEMDLFDLSQRIEGYELQGMGDEIDKHIQEFCHFDLTSPVRGSGPKAIRKLLLEEPLKVRGRKDSKLEVNVLLFTDVLLLTKAQKKTDKQKVVHPPLELERIHCAELKDGYSFVLVEVSDLGCPVSVYTVSAPSPEKCTVWVSAINQTQEDLKTLRKKDITKPQEPSDQVELEGSETLLSPSTQTTKDTEEQPDEITLSQVKAGLPYTGNQLEIEEIPQVGKKDQYLHTEPVQVNHFGIEMPNIPKKLNEEAAQESEEREVGKNENFEDSFIGLRNERQVTWTHRTLSPINSNDISQRDLESLQDSGHRQSGEENELLTNSGRFCRKLISPRLRKKRPINSQSCAPPQDSRMMPGETRLSKSITNMNSFSNSDSDGNHSISQSPNSSSTSQDSHLVLKLGSIKQNRVALWNEKLSPETQTLSDPELPKETPHQNSLKEPKVKSHRSSSIPEVIYSGAHSLPLSVPEPSPSPPPRLDPQQYPSPLQGLLARAKERERGRGITKREGKPAGKSASSVPNVICAPSTPSPSTSEGEQEVEAEALEAFKPQLSSSSYRVKKRSMYDSEKERRNSFGLVTPVGASVDWSGWCFDDEEVLEFLGPDNERLAWVDKALSADEPQEAPGEGEYSEV, from the exons ATGACACAACTCCCAGATAAAGATAATTTGAATGCTCAGGAAATGGACGCAGAACTTGAAAACCAGAAGgaggcagaaaaagaaagtgataTAGACAGAAATTTGGCACAAGTGGCAGAAACACCAAAGAACCACAAGAggacagcaaacaaacaaaaataccacaCAGTGGGGAATCAG AAAAAGAAGCAAAGGCAGGCTGTAGGCTTTTCTACTGTGAGTAAGGGAACGAATGCCAACGCAAAAACCAGAGGAGCACTGGTGCCTGCAACTTTCATTCAGGGATCCTCTGAAAAGATGTCTGTACTGGAG gagagaggaggagctgctggaggcCAGGACGTGATGGAGGTCCTGAAGCGCACACTCGAAACATTTCCTGTGCCTGCCGAGctcagctggagctggagggagGACGGCAGAGTTGAGGTCCTGGAGCCCAGCTGGGCAGACATAGTGTGCTGCAGTGAG TCAATGTCAAAAATCCAAAGGCATCAGCAGGAGGCAATGTGGGAATTTATCCACACTGAGATCATTTACATCAACAAACTCACCATTGTCACAGAT CTTGTGCTGGCAGCGTTAGAATATGTTCATCACCGGGGATTCCTCAACGAG gttTCCTCAGCCCAGCTGTTTTCTAACCTACCCTCCATTCTCGACGCTCATAGGCTCTTCTGGCAGGAGGTGATTTACCCTATATTGCAGGGCACTCGGCTCACTGGACAACCTTTTGATCCTTTGAAGCTTGAGCCAGGCTGTTTGCAG ttcccAGAGcgcttttctgtgtatttggaTTACTGttgggaggaggagaaaaatgtGGAATTCACTCGCAACCAGCTGGAAACAAACCCACATTTCCATATCTTTGTCCTG TGGGTGGAGACTCATCCACAGTGTAGGCGAATGCGATTGGGTGACATGCAGGCAAAACCTCACCAAAGGATCACAAAGTACCCCCTGCTCTTGAAGGCCATTCTGAAAACCACGCAGGACCCTCCCACTCAGCATGCTCTCCAACGTatg CTGAGCAGCGTCACTCAGTTTCTGGACAGCATCAATGACTACCTTCAGTTTAAGGACGACGAGATGGACCTCTTTGACCTTTCCCAAAGAATAGAGGGATATGAACTTCAGGGGATGGGTGATGAAATCGACAAG CACATACAGGAGTTCTGCCATTTTGATTTGACCAGCCCCGTTCGTGGGTCGGGACCGAAGGCCATTCGCAAGCTGCTGCTGGAAGAACCCCTGAAGGTCAGAGGTCGGAAGGACAGCAAG CTGGAGGTGAACGTTCTGCTTTTCACCGATGTACTACTGCTGACCAAAGCCCAGAAGAAAACAGATAAGCAGAAAGTAGTGCACCCCCCACTGGAGCTGGAGAGAATACACTGCGCTGAGCTCAAGGATGGCT ACTCTTTTGTCTTGGTTGAGGTGAGTGACCTAGGTTGTCCTGTCAGTGTGTACACTGTCTCTGCCCCAAGTCCTGAAAAATGCACAGTGTGGGTCTCTGCCATAAATCAAACCCAG GAAGATTTGAAGACCTTAAGGAAGAAGGACATAACTAAACCACAGGAGCCCAGTGATCAGGTAGAGTTAGAAGGGTCAGAAACACTTCTTTCCCCGAGCACTCAGACTACTAAAGACACAGAGGAGCAACCAGATGAAATCACTTTATCTCAGGTTAAAGCTGGTCTACCATATACAGGTAACCAATTAGAGATTGAAGAAATTCCACAAGTAGGGAAAAAAGATCAATATTTACACACTGAACCAGTACAAGTGAATCATTTTGGCATTGAAATGCCAAACATACCCAAAAAGCTCAATGAAGAAGCAGCACaagaaagtgaagaaagagaggttgGTAAGAATGAAAACTTTGAGGACAGTTTTATTGGTCTTAGAAATGAAAGACAAGTTACGTGGACTCACAGGACGCTATCACCCATCAACTCCAATGATATTTCACAAAGAGACTTAGAGTCTTTGCAAGATTCCGGGCACAGGCAGTCAGGTGAAGAAAACGAATTGCTCACAAATTCCGGGAGATTCTGCAGAAAATTAATCTCACCAAGGCTACGAAAAAAGCGTCCTATAAATTCTCAGTCCTGTGCCCCACCCCAGGACTCCAGAATGATGCCGGGTGAGACAAGATTGTCAAAGTCCATAACTAACATGAATTCCTTCTCAAACTCTGATTCTGATGGGAACCATAGCATTTCCCAGTCCCCAAACTCCTCCTCAACATCCCAGGATTCCCACCTGGTTCTCAAGTTGGGATCCATAAAGCAGAACCGAGTTGCGTTGTGGAATGAAAAGTTATCACCAGAGACACAGACCCTCTCTGACCCTGAGCTGCCCAAGGAAACTCCCCATCAGAACTCTCTTAAAGAACCCAAGGTGAAAAGCCATAGGAGTTCTTCCATACCCGAGGTCATCTACTCAGGTGCTCACAGCTTACCTCTGAGTGTCCCAGAGCCttctccttcacctccacccaGACTTGACCCCCAGCAATATCCCTCACCCCTCCAGGGCCTTCTGGCGAGGGCCAAGGAACGAGAGAGGGGTCGTGGAATAACGAAAAGAGAGGGAAAGCCTGCAGGGAAAAGTGCTTCATCTGTTCCGAATGTCATCTGTGCCCCCAGCACTCCCTCCCCATCAACCAGCGAGGGAGAACAAGAGGTGGAAGCAGAAGCGCTAGAGGCATTCAAACCTCAGCTGAGCTCTTCCTCTTATAGAGTAAAGAAGAGAAGCATGTATGAcagtgagaaggagaggagaaacag CTTTGGCCTGGTCACTCCAGTGGGTGCAAGTGTGGACTGGTCAGGATGGTGCTTTGATGATGAAGAAGTGCTGGAATTTCTGGGGCCTGACAATGAAAGGCTGGCTTGGGTGGACAAGGCCCTAAGTGCAGACGAGCCCCAGGAGGCACCTGGGGAGGGCGAGTACAGCGAGGTCTAG
- the tnfrsf1a gene encoding tumor necrosis factor receptor superfamily member 1A, with the protein MDASPSKRKRKKKCLPCLFLLLILLWQADAISDKTLEGQYNSSQSVSCSENEYENDNGVCCDKCPPGFKLKKKCTGKGLRSQCEKCSSGTYQENTNYFENCFRCDKCLKKNAVEITPCTHFKNRECGCKKGYYKKEISSSSWYCASCKKCGDGERQHPECAGKKDTVCICKDLYYRVDNKTCAPCTNCSPEFCSQCPGFIITKPTHKPEATLTGPYIILITITVLSMTVTVGFIGYIVLRKWIKLRCRGQSSTSWPESLEPQQHVGVQSLNFTDLPIKVDESPLFTSQCATTKKDLVLPDCIPREIKSHEFIYFLLDEVPISRFKELVRRLNISEQDIERAERDNRAFMDAQYQMLKLWSHSRHGGGINIFPQSLVHECICTLKDMNLHGCAENIENKYCTEAQTLTLHI; encoded by the exons ATGGACGCGAGTCCCAGTAAAcggaaaaggaaaaagaaatgctTGCCATGTCTTTTTCTTCTGCTG ATTCTTCTATGGCAAGCAGATGCTATATCAGACAAGACCTTGGAGGGACAGTATAACAGCAGCCAATCAGTTTCCTGCTCAGAAAATGAGTATGAAAATGACAATGGTGTCTGCTGTGACAAGTGTCCACCAG ggTTTAAACTAAAGAAGAAATGCACAGGAAAGGGTCTGAGGTCTCAGTGCGAGAAATGCAGTAGTGGAACTTACCAAGAGAATACAAACTACTTTGAAAATTGCTTTAGATGCgataaatgcttaaaaaaaa ATGCAGTTGAAATCACACCTTGTACACACTTCAAAAATAGGGAATGTGGCTGTAAGAAGGGATACTACAAAAAAGAGATCAGTTCCTCTTCATGGTACTGTGCTTCCTGCAAAAAatgtggagatggagagaggcagCACCCAGAGT GTGCCGGGAAGAAGGACACTGTATGCATATGCAAAGATCTCTACTACCGTGTGGACAACAAGACCTGTGCACCCTGCACCAA CTGCAGTCCGGAATTTTGTTCCCAATGTCCAGGTTTCATAATCACCAAGCCGACCCACAAACCAG aagCTACATTAACCGGACCCTACATAATCCTCATCACAATTACAGTTTTGTCGATGACTGTGACTGTGGGATTCATCGGGTATATAGTCCTCAGAAAGTGGATAAAGTTGAGGTGTAGAGGACAATCCTCGACCAGCTGGCCAGAGTCACTTGAACCACAGCAACACGTGGGAGTGCAG AGTCTCAATTTCACAGACTTGCCAATTAAAGTGGATGAAAGCCCTCTGTTCACAAGCCAATGTGCAACAACTAAGAAGGACCTGGTGCTACCAGACTGTATCCCCAGAGAgattaaat cTCATGAGTTCATCTATTTTCTGCTGGATGAAGTCCCCATCAGCCGCTTTAAGGAGTTGGTTAGGCGTCTGAACATCTCTGAGCAAGACATTGAGAGGGCAGAGCGGGACAATCGAGCCTTCATGGACGCTCAGTACCAGATGCTGAAGCTGTGGAGTCACAGCAGACATGGAGGAGGCATTAACATTTTCCCACAGTCCCTCGTACACGAGTGTATCTGCACACTAAAGGACATGAATCTGCATGGCTGCGCAGAGAACATTGAGAACAAGTACTGCACTGAGGCTCAGACACTCACACTGCACATataa